From the genome of Impatiens glandulifera chromosome 9, dImpGla2.1, whole genome shotgun sequence, one region includes:
- the LOC124915708 gene encoding UDP-glycosyltransferase 90A1-like, whose translation MTSHHHHHIVLFPFMAKGHTIPLLHLARLLIHRHVTITFITTPANRPFIAEYLAGAGAGAASILVLPFPNNIPEIPPGVESTDQLPSPSLFLTFAKSTKLLRPDFESALESLPHVSCIISDGFLGWTLDSAAKFGIPRLVSFGMSNYTMSITEDVMANRLLVLTGPETDNDDEPITLTSFPWIKLTRNDFDQPFNQRQPNEPLLEFINEQISSTSASFGSIMNSFYELEPAFVNYMNRDQIIPKAWCVGPLCLAEPSSRRSDHDYLDWLDQKLAEGRSILYVAFGSQTDISTEQLTEIALGLEQSGVNFIWVWRKGQEGDLGGFEERVKDRGIVKKGWVDQKAILGHESVKGFLSHCGWNSIIESVCAKVPILAWPMFSDQHLNARMVVEESKIGLRVETVNGSVRGFVNSKGLEKMVREMMEGEKGKEVRKKVSELGEAARMAMEEGGSSWNALNRLLHEVENISS comes from the exons ATGActagtcatcatcatcatcacatAGTCCTCTTCCCTTTCATGGCCAAAGGCCACACCATTCCTCTCCTTCACTTAGCTAGACTCCTAATTCATCGCCATGTCACCATCACCTTCATCACCACACCAGCTAACCGGCCTTTCATCGCAGAATATCTtgccggcgccggcgccggcgccgCCTCTATCCTCGTCCTTCCTTTCCCTAATAACATCCCCGAAATACCTCCCGGAGTCGAGAGCACCGATCAACTCCCCTCCCCGTCTCTCTTCCTCACATTTGCCAAATCAACAAAACTCCTCCGCCCTGATTTCGAATCCGCCCTTGAATCTCTTCCTCACGTTAGCTGCATAATCTCAGACGGTTTCCTCGGTTGGACTCTCGATTCCGCAGCCAAATTCGGCATTCCCCGTTTAGTCTCCTTTGGCATGAGCAACTACACCATGTCCATAACAGAGGACGTAATGGCAAACCGGCTTCTAGTCCTGACAGGACCAGAAACCGACAACGACGATGAACCCATCACTTTGACAAGCTTCCCATGGATCAAGCTGACTAGAAACGATTTCGATCAGCCATTCAACCAACGCCAGCCGAATGAGCCATTATTAGAATTCATCAACGAGCAAATTTCCTCTACCTCAGCTAGCTTCGGCTCGATCATGAACAGCTTTTACGAGCTTGAACCAGCTTTCGTAAATTACATGAACCGTGACCAAATAATTCCAAAGGCTTGGTGCGTTGGCCCCCTTTGCTTGGCGGAGCCAAGCAGCCGCCGGTCTGATCATGATTACCTGGATTGGTTAGACCAGAAGCTAGCTGAAGGAAGATCAATTCTTTACGTAGCGTTTGGATCGCAAACCGATATATCTACTGAACAACTAACGGAAATTGCATTGGGTCTGGAGCAATCCGGTGTTAATTTCATATGGGTG TGGAGGAAAGGGCAGGAAGGAGATTTGGGTGGGTTTGAAGAAAGGGTGAAAGATAGGGGAATTGTAAAGAAGGGATGGGTTGATCAAAAGGCGATTCTGGGTCATGAAAGTGTGAAGGGATTCTTGAGTCATTGTGGTTGGAATTCTATAATCGAGAGTGTATGTGCAAAGGTGCCGATATTGGCGTGGCCGATGTTTTCAGACCAGCATTTGAATGCTAGAATGGTGGTGGAGGAAAGTAAGATTGGGCTGAGGGTGGAGACTGTGAATGGATCGGTTAGGGGGTTTGTGAATTCGAAAGGGTTGGAGAAGATGGTGAGAGAGATGATGGAAGGGGAGAAAGGGAAGGAGGTGAGGAAGAAGGTTAGTGAGCTTGGTGAAGCAGCAAGAATGGCTATGGAGGAAGGTGGATCTTCATGGAATGCACTGAATCGTCTTCTTCATGAGGTTGAAAATATTTCATCCTAG